A single window of Debaryomyces hansenii CBS767 chromosome F complete sequence DNA harbors:
- a CDS encoding DEHA2F17116p (similar to uniprot|P25342 Saccharomyces cerevisiae YCR002C CDC10 Component of the septin ring of the mother-bud neck that is required for cytokinesis), whose amino-acid sequence MSQTLNEPHFVQPQKYVGFDTITTQIENRLLKRGFQFNIMAVGRSGLGKSTLVNTLFSSKLTETSGRRHAAEPVEKTTEISVSSHVLVENNVRLNINVIDTPGFGDQINNEKCWEPLVKYIKEQHSQYLRKELTAQRERYINDTRVHCILYFIQPNGRKLKQLDVQVLKKLTEIANVVPIIAKSDSLTLEERSEFKRVLQNEFIKYNFNIYPYDNEDLYDDERQLNEDIKSLIPFAIAGSEKEVQVNGELVKGRKTKWGLINVEDVSQCEFVFLRDFLTRTHLQDLIETTSLLHYETFRSKQLIALKENANNPNRQSNPLSMHHPTQSQQQQQQQQQQQQHPQQQQQQQPPVQQNTQSMLPNDNAYPRQ is encoded by the coding sequence ATGTCACAAACACTTAACGAGCCACACTTTGTGCAACCCCAAAAATATGTTGGTTTTGATACAATTACTACACAGATTGAGAATAGATTGTTGAAGAGAGGATTCCAGTTCAACATCATGGCGGTTGGTAGATCAGGGTTGGGTAAGAGCACATTGGTCAATACATTATTTTCGTCGAAGTTGACCGAAACCAGTGGACGCAGACATGCGGCAGAACCAGTTGAAAAGACCACCGAAATCCTGGTTAGTTCTCACGTTTTAGTGGAAAACAACGTCAGGTTAAACATCAACGTTATTGACACGCCAGGGTTCGGGGACCAGATAAACAACGAGAAGTGTTGGGAACCGTTGGTCAAGTACATTAAGGAACAGCATTCGCAGTATTTGAGAAAGGAATTAACTGCCCAAAGAGAAAGGTACATTAATGACACCAGAGTGCACTGTATATTATACTTTATCCAGCCAAACGGCAGAAAATTGAAGCAGTTGGATGTGCAGGtgttgaagaagttgacGGAGATTGCTAACGTTGTTCCAATTATTGCCAAGTCTGACAGTTTAACATTAGAGGAAAGAAGCGAGTTCAAGAGGGTGTTACAAAACGAGTTCATCAAGTACAACTTCAACATATACCCATACGACAACGAGGACTTATACGATGACGAGAGACAATTGAACGAGGACATCAAGTCGTTGATTCCATTTGCCATTGCTGGTTCCGAGAAGGAAGTCCAGGTCAACGGGGAACTCGTCAAGGGCAGAAAGACCAAGTGGGGATTAATCAACGTTGAAGACGTATCTCAATGTGAGTTTGTATTTTTGAGAGACTTCTTGACCAGAACCCACTTACAGGATTTGATCGAAACTACGTCGTTGTTACACTACGAAACCTTTAGATCCAAACAATTAATTGCCTTGAAGGAAAACGCTAATAACCCAAATAGACAATCTAACCCTTTGTCTATGCACCACCCAACCCAGagtcaacaacaacaacaacaacaacaacaacaacaacaacatccacaacagcaacagcaacagcagcCACCTGTTCAACAAAACACCCAAAGTATGCTTCCAAATGACAATGCATACCCACGTCAATAG
- a CDS encoding DEHA2F17138p (weakly similar to uniprot|P47011 Saccharomyces cerevisiae YJL137C GLG2 Self-glucosylating initiator of glycogen synthesis): MTVAYITLLVNEVYLPGALTVAKILKNDYKTSHPLVILLDTSQISEKSTKLIEDVYDEIIPIDGGLITSPIDKLVSQLNRLELAVTFTKILLWKQIQYTKLVYLDCDILPMQGIDDLFEIEISSNQVAASPDSGWPDIFNSGVMVLKPSMIVYNKLSEFVETEDNTFDGADQGLFNEFFNIASKGLNWVRLPFLYNVTFSQSYQYLPAFDRFFKDIRILHFIGSQKPWMFGGYDKFKEYWWSAFNKHYSPDVVQYVLQTTGSGSNKGEASALNIEPSPNVWDIESVDNKVQESPVDTPSIFPWEERKENAPPTRVFTSFSTHHSSIRPTEKSPKGKKFNKVPSSYKDDIETSTSSTRSRTGQPMFRQYEFTESFDPEESFDKVSKIPINLLKKKLEQEKQNNP, translated from the coding sequence ATGACAGTTGCATACATTACTCTATTAGTGAATGAAGTTTATTTGCCAGGAGCATTAACCGTGgcaaaaatattgaagaatgacTACAAAACGAGCCATCCTTTAGTTATATTGCTAGATACAAGCCAAATTAGTGAGAAGTCGACgaaattaattgaagaCGTCTACGATGAAATTATTCCTATTGATGGTGGCTTAATAACGTCTCCAATAGACAAATTAGTTTCCCAATTGAATAGACTTGAATTAGCGGTCACATTCACCAAGATCTTGCTTTGGAAGCAAATACAGTACACCAAATTGGTATATCTCGATTGTGATATCTTACCGATGCAAGGAATAGACGATTTATTTGAGATAGAGATTAGCTCAAACCAAGTTGCAGCTTCTCCTGATAGTGGATGGCCcgatatttttaattctgGGGTGATGGTTTTGAAACCAAGCATGATTGTTTACAATAAGTTAAGCGAATTTGTCGAGACCGAGGATAATACTTTTGATGGGGCCGACCAGGGACTATTTAACGAGTTCTTCAATATCGCTTCTAAAGGATTGAATTGGGTTAGATTACCATTTCTATACAATGTGACCTTTTCGCAGTCATATCAGTACTTGCCAGCATTTGATCGCTTTTTTAAGGATATCAGGATTTTGCATTTTATAGGTCTGCAAAAGCCATGGATGTTTGGGGGATACGACAAGTTCAAGGAGTACTGGTGGAGTGCATTTAATAAGCATTATTCGCCTGATGTAGTCCAATATGTCTTACAAACTACTGGGTCAGGATCCAATAAGGGTGAGGCAAGTGCGTTGAATATTGAGCCTTCCCCCAACGTCTGGGACATAGAATCTGTCGATAACAAAGTACAAGAATCGCCCGTCGACACCCcatcaatttttccatGGGAGGAGAGAAAGGAGAATGCGCCACCCACAAGAGTATTTACTTCGTTCTCGACTCACCACTCATCAATTAGACCGACAGAAAAGCTGCCTAAGGGAAAAAAGTTCAACAAGGTGCCCCTGAGCTATAAGGATGATATCGAGACCTCAACCAGTAGCACCAGGTCAAGGACTGGACAACCTATGTTCAGACAATATGAATTTACCGAAAGTTTCGATCCAGAAGAATCATTCGACAAGGTATCCAAAATACCCatcaatttgttgaagaagaagctagAGCAGGAGAAGCAAAACAATCCATAG
- a CDS encoding DEHA2F17160p (similar to uniprot|P35195 Saccharomyces cerevisiae YBL001C ECM15): MTVGLHCLADVCMIPIGTSSASVSNEVTMITKMARESHLNCTLHSAGTTIAGPWSEVMELIGQMHEALHKNGVVRIQSDIRVGSRVDKEQSPQDKIDVVESKLKQLNGE; the protein is encoded by the exons ATGACAGTTGGATTACATTGTCTTGCGGATGTTTGTATGATCCCA ATCGGGACCAGCAGTGCGTCTGTGTCGAATGAAGTTACGATGATTACTAAAATGGCCAGGGAATCTCACCTTAACTGTACGTTGCACAGTGCTGGCACGACGATTGCTGGTCCTTGGAGTGAGGTGATGGAGTTAATTGGGCAGATGCATGAAGCTTTGCATAAGAATGGGGTTGTTAGAATCCAGAGTGACATAAGAGTTGGGTCTAGAGTGGACAAGGAGCAATCACCCCAGGACAAGATCGACGTAGTTGAGTCTAAGTTGAAACAGTTGAATGGGGAATAA
- a CDS encoding DEHA2F17182p (no similarity) has product MNNQLANDQFKVEQMSFGLPKGYNVSTHDGQQVLGQHVVGHQMMGQQGMGQQVLGQQVLGQQVLGQQVLVQQQGGKGQYKEFEQPRYYGSSMVMQSPYVQGGGQTTGQPGGQLGGQLGGPMSGQGAHGTPYMNQAISYPAQQQIYETRPVNSYLLIHQGQDQGQIAASFYGAARSRGPPEQPVVYEGFIERLQQSLPVPPMSQAITRPEINLSLNQRRARRKSKFSKEQDDSIVELKRKGKTWVEIAEMSGVGSYLAARNRYQVIVGQQGNNNSSSWDNEDKSLLRKLLDEAEIEKWKFIAAELTKATGKPFSDRECRETVRMLFWADPASFGVNEDTVNECFKEKKVTERANEQQSYIDNERQYAQPFFSQPSSATNASNTSNSSSTLSNPPAPVLHSYHSYNSKSSPESIDNYPGNFY; this is encoded by the coding sequence ATGAACAACCAGCTAGCCAACGACCAGTTTAAGGTTGAACAAATGTCGTTTGGACTACCAAAGGGATATAATGTAAGTACTCACGATGGTCAGCAGGTGTTGGGACAACATGTCGTGGGACACCAGATGATGGGCCAGCAGGGTATGGGCCAGCAGGTATTGGGACAGCAGGTATTGGGACAGCAGGTATTGGGACAACAGGTTTTGGTCCAACAACAAGGAGGTAAAGGTCAATACAAGGAGTTTGAGCAGCCACGATACTATGGATCGTCGATGGTGATGCAGCTGCCCTATGTACAGGGTGGTGGCCAGACCACTGGTCAACCTGGAGGGCAGTTGGGAGGTCAATTAGGGGGCCCGATGAGTGGCCAGGGTGCACATGGAACACCTTATATGAACCAGGCGATTCTGTATCCAGCACAACAGCAAATATACGAAACGAGGCCTGTGAATAGCTATTTGTTGATACACCAAGGCCAGGATCAGGGACAGATTGCAGCCAGTTTCTACGGGGCTGCCCGCTCAAGAGGGCCACCCGAACAGCCAGTTGTGTATGAAGGATTCATTGAGAGACTCCAACAACTGTTACCAGTACCACCAATGTCACAGGCTATCACTCGTCCCGAGATTAACTTGCTGCTCAACCAGAGGCGGGCGAGACGTAAGTCGAAATTCTCGAAAGAGCAGGACGACTCGATTGTCGAGTTGAAACGTAAAGGCAAGACATGGGTGGAGATCGCTGAGATGTCGGGCGTGGGCAGCTATCTTGCGGCCAGAAATCGTTATCAGGTCATTGTGGGACAGCAGggaaataataattcttcatcgtGGGATAATGAAGACAAGTCGCTCTTGCGCAAGCTCTTGGACGAGgctgaaattgaaaagtgGAAGTTTATTGCTGCAGAATTGACGAAGGCCACGGGCAAGCCATTTTCCGACAGAGAGTGTCGTGAGACAGTGAGAATGTTGTTTTGGGCGGACCCAGCATCATTCGGTGTGAACGAGGACACCGTGAACGAATGCTTCAAGGAAAAAAAGGTCACCGAGAGGGCGAACGAACAGCAGCTGTACATCGATAACGAACGTCAGTACGCGCAGCCCTTTTTCTCGCAACCGTCTTCTGCTACCAATGCATCCAAcacttcaaattcatccaGCACATTGTCAAATCCTCCGGCACCAGTACTACACCTGTATCATAGCTACAATTCTAAATCGTCCCCGGAGTCGATCGACAATTACCCCGGTAACTTCTACTAG
- a CDS encoding DEHA2F17204p (similar to uniprot|P22515 Saccharomyces cerevisiae YKL210W UBA1 Ubiquitin activating enzyme): MSDNMQIDSPPQGSIDEGLYSRQLYVLGKEAMIKMQNANVLIIGLGGLGIEIAKNVALAGVKSLSLYDPHPVELSDLSTQFFLSESDVGKTRAESSSTKLSELNQYVPISIVNDLSESTLASFKCIVATDITLEEQVKLNNFTHPKEIGFISADIRGLFGQVFVDFGKNFNVIDQTGEEALTGIVSDIEKDGTVTMLDDNRHGLQDGDFVKFSEIQGMDKLNDGSPHKVEVLGPYAFKIKMSDSYGTYIKGGLYQQVKVPKSLNFEPLTQQLKSPEYVISDFAKFDRPPQYHLGFQGLHAFQTRHQGKLPRPCHDEDANELLKLVSEIATQNPDILGEDPVNEKLIKELSYQATGNLPGMVAMYGGLIAQEVLKCCSSKFGPVKQWLYFDSLESLPPTERYPRNAETCKPLGTRYDSQIAVFGKPYQETISNLKVFLVGSGAIGCEMLKNWAMMGLGSGPDGKVIITDMDSIEKSNLNRQFLFRPKDVGRNKADVAATAVQAMNPDLKGKIEAKLEKVGQDTEHIFDDSFWNNLDFVTNALDNVDARTYVDRRCIFYKKPLLESGTLGTKGNTQVVIPNLTESYSSSQDPPEKSIPLCTLRSFPNKIDHTIAWAKSLFQGYFADSPESVNLYLTQSNYVEQTLKQNPDIKGTLQNISDYLNKRPYTFNDCIKWARLEFENKFNHDIQQLLYNFPKDAKTSNGAPFWSGPKRAPEPLHFDIDNPDHFNFVVGGANLLAFIYGLKEPKATLEDYKKALAEIEIPPFTPKSGVSIAANDAEAEEQSNRLSGSIDDDEIRSIAASLPEPSTLAGYRLNPIEFEKDDDTNHHIEFISAASNCRALNYCIETADASKTKFIAGKIIPAIATTTALVTGLVCLELYKVVGGKTDIEDYKNGFINLALPFIGFSEPIKSPQGKYNEKTFDQIWDRFDIEGNLTLQQLLDHFEKNEGLEISMLSYGVSLLYASFFPPKKVKDRLAMKLTDLIKEVSKRDIPSHVKNLIFEVCCDDKEGEDVEVPYICVKL; the protein is encoded by the coding sequence ATGTCAGATAACATGCAGATAGATTCACCCCCACAAGGGTCGATTGATGAAGGCTTGTACTCGAGACAGTTATACGTCTTGGGTAAAGAAGCTATGATTAAAATGCAAAATGCCAACGTATTAATAATCGGTTTGGGAGGATTGGGAATCGAAATCGCCAAAAACGTCGCTTTGGCCGGTGTCAAGTCCTTGAGCTTGTATGATCCTCATCCAGTGGAATTGAGTGATTTGTCTACCCAGTTTTTCTTATCTGAGTCCGATGTGGGCAAAACAAGAGCAGAATCATCGTCAACAAAATTGTCGGAATTGAACCAGTACGTCCCCATTTCGATCGTCAACGACTTGTCCGAGTCGACATTGGCTCTGTTCAAGTGTATCGTCGCCACTGATATCACTTTGGAAGAGCAGGTCAAGTTAAACAACTTCACCCACCCTAAAGAAATCGGTTTCATTAGTGCCGACATCAGAGGTTTATTTGGTCAAGTATTCGTTGACTTTGGCAAAAATTTCAACGTTATAGACCAGACAGGTGAAGAGGCTCTCACTGGTATCGTATCTGATATCGAGAAAGATGGTACTGTGACCATGTTGGATGACAACAGACACGGCTTACAAGATGGAGACTTTGTCAAGTTTTCTGAGATCCAAGGTATGGATAAGTTAAACGATGGTTCTCCACATAAGGTCGAAGTATTGGGACCATATGCGTTCAAGATCAAAATGAGCGACAGCTATGGTACATACATCAAGGGCGGGTTGTACCAACAAGTTAAAGTCCCTAAATCTCTTAACTTCGAACCTTTAACTCAACAATTAAAGTCCCCAGAGTATGTTATCTCTGACTTCGCAAAATTTGATAGACCTCCTCAATATCACTTAGGTTTCCAAGGTTTGCATGCGTTCCAAACCAGACACCAAGGAAAATTACCTAGACCATGCCATGACGAGGATGCTaacgaattattaaagttgGTTTCTGAGATTGCGACCCAAAATCCAGACATCTTAGGGGAAGATCCTGTTAATgagaaattgattaaagaattatcttATCAAGCAACCGGTAATTTACCAGGTATGGTTGCCATGTATGGTGGCTTAATTGCCCAAGAAGTTTTAAAATGTTGCTCTTCTAAATTTGGTCCTGTTAAGCAATGGTTGTACTTTGACTCTTTGGAATCCTTACCTCCTACTGAAAGATATCCAAGAAATGCAGAAACTTGTAAGCCATTAGGTACAAGATATGATTCACAAATTGCCGTCTTCGGTAAGCCTTACCAGGAAACCATTTCGAACCTAAAGGTTTTCTTAGTGGGATCTGGGGCTATTGGTTGTgaaatgttgaaaaattgggCTATGATGGGTTTAGGTTCCGGTCCAGATGGTAAAGTCATTATAACCGATAtggattcaattgaaaaatctaatTTGAACAGACAGTTCCTTTTCAGACCAAAAGATGTTGGTAGAAATAAAGCAGACGTGGCTGCCACTGCTGTTCAGGCTATGAACCCCGATTTAAAGGGTAAGATCGAAGCAAAATTAGAAAAGGTTGGGCAAGATACAGAACACATTTTCGATGATAGTTTCTGGAACAACTTGGATTTCGTCACTAATGCTTTAGATAATGTTGATGCTAGAACTTATGTTGATCGTCGTTGTATTTTCTATAAGAAGccattattagaatcaGGAACCTTAGGTACTAAAGGTAACACTCAGGTGGTTATTCCTAATTTGACTGAGTCTTATTCAAGTTCTCAAGATCCTCCTGAAAAGTCAATACCATTATGTACATTAAGATCTTTTCCAAATAAAATCGATCACACCATTGCTTGGGCCAAGTCTTTATTCCAGGGTTACTTTGCTGATTCTCCTGAAAGCgttaatttatatttgactCAATCAAACTATGTTGAACAAACTTTGAAACAAAATCCTGATATTAAGGGTACCTTGCAAAACATTTCTGACTACTTGAACAAGCGTCCTTACACTTTTAATGATTGTATTAAGTGGGCAAGATTAGAATTCGAGAATAAGTTCAATCACGATATCCAACAATTGTTATATAACTTCCCTAAGGATGCTAAAACTTCGAATGGTGCACCATTTTGGTCTGGTCCTAAAAGAGCACCTGAACCTCTACACTTCGACATCGATAACCCCGatcatttcaattttgttgTCGGTGGCGCAAATCTTTTGGCGTTCATTTATGGATTAAAAGAGCCTAAGGCCACTCTTGAAGATTATAAAAAGGCATTGGCCGAAATCGAAATTCCTCCATTCACACCAAAATCAGGTGTCTCAATCGCTGCCAATGATGCAGAAGCTGAGGAACAGAGTAATAGATTATCAGGCAGTAtcgatgacgatgaaattAGGAGCATTGCTGCTTCATTGCCTGAGCCATCAACTTTGGCTGGTTATAGATTAAatccaattgaatttgaaaaagatgatGACACTAATCATCacattgaatttatttcaGCGGCATCTAATTGCAGAGCTTTGAACTATTGCATTGAAACAGCCGATGCGTCTAAAACTAAATTCATTGCTGGTAAAATTATTCCAGCTATCGCAACTACAACTGCTTTAGTTACTGGTTTAGTTTGTCTTGAATTATACAAAGTTGTTGGTGGTAAAACTGATATCGAAGATTATAAAAACGGTTTTATCAACTTGGCATTACCTTTTATCGGATTTTCAGAACCAATTAAGTCACCCCAAGGTAAATATAACGAAAAAACTTTCGACCAGATCTGGGATAGATTCGATATTGAGGGTAATCTCACTTTACAACAATTATTGGACCACTTTGAGAAAAATGAAGGTTTggaaatttcaatgttaTCTTATGGTGTTTCATTGTTATATGCTTCATTTTTCCCTCCTAAAAAGGTAAAGGATAGATTAGCTATGAAATTAACCGACTTAATCAAAGAAGTTAGCAAGAGGGATATCCCAAGCCATGTTAAGAATTTAATCTTTGAGGTTTGCTGTGATGATAAAGAAGGTGAAGACGTGGAGGTTCCTTATATTTGTgttaaattataa
- a CDS encoding DEHA2F17226p (similar to uniprot|P12866 Saccharomyces cerevisiae YKL209C STE6 ATP-binding cassette (ABC) transporter required for the export of a-factor): MQDDTEKRHYGIFMFVVKKDFLFILMACFFMCVSSVGIPLQTIIYGRVFSKLSDFYKTNYSGLEGFMSDVRLLCGLIMLIGFVKMIVTWIGIIAWMKFGEKQSTRARIRTLNSMLNKEVAWFENNENLMGEISQTNRCIEELRCGTSEVVGLLVQTVASITALFITAMVSSWSLTLVIIASAPLMGLFGWLFGRLTYKAAELENDLTAQASKILDWSFVCSAEIRIFNGKYYEMVKFNRLVDLSAKAYYKLANAIACNTGMLKCLTLLMFVQGFWFGNYMISIGKLKINEVFTCFSSCLMLGSEISEISMLLATLNKAQAASLKIGKMIESNENPNDSGIYPKSCEGDIELENIEFEYSSRPERVLKDVSFSFRSKELNFIIGPSGSGKSTISQLLLNFYQPQSGIIRIDGLNISNLSKKWLTDNITLVQQDPIIFNESIRNNIGMAALNRFVSLSDIPDLLIEDAATFALLTSVIDDSRDGINTSVSLTSLSGGQLQRIAIARAKISDTPILILDEALNALDIKNKQLLFQNIKEWRKGKTTIIITHEFDQISDDDYVILMENGNVKNKGYMFELSHEDLILQDRSGLSNKSYVDSRCRSKFYKEKATSNNSLIYHYLKNPAVLKDLEKHPQIRHPLGERPMELLSVVSILNYCKKTIDNKVLIIIGIILSVIGGAASPVFSYCFSKILVTMVNASIGMNINRELITWSCIVAGISVGSGVIHYLSSFTMSFASEKWIVNLRKLVFKKLNEQELSYFDSKTTKPSELTALLMNDARDLRSLVSEFVIIASNLIAMLSIGIIWSIATGWKLALVGVAFVPLILMITHAYSFVLELSENNYKTKVAILENYNHEIVSGIKLIKTLNLKNFFINEFVLKLNEVNNVGSVRAVCTGFGISLSDLCTSLATGTILYYGMELAGKREYSQSQLIQVITVLSFSMTNAASLLTELPDIARGQRAGTYIINLLKLKPSEIENDGIIKPFKLYDDEVVSFRNVNFQYPNSRNSAQLVLNSLSFHVNKNEIVAIVGESGSGKSTIGALLSRLYRVTDRSIFIANCDINKLDIDWLRDTISVVTQVPKFFEGTIYDNLVYGMEKSKISPVGIDHCLKLANIYSFIVSLPEGIHTRLGEGQHCSISGGQLQRLSIARALIRKPKILIMDECTSSLDPTNTNLIIELVRNNLVMQNITIIIITHNIEMMKIANRVITINQGEARE; this comes from the coding sequence ATGCAAGATGATACAGAAAAGCGTCATTATGGTATATTTATGTTTGTTGTAAAGAAGGATTTCCTATTCATTTTGATGGCATGTTTTTTTATGTGTGTTTCGTCTGTGGGAATTCCATTGCAGACTATAATTTATGGCAGGGTGTTTAGTAAACTCAGCGATTTCTATAAAACCAATTATTCAGGACTTGAAGGTTTTATGTCAGATGTGAGGTTGTTGTGTGGATTAATCATGCTAATAGGATTCGTTAAAATGATTGTTACCTGGATAGGGATCATTGCTTGGATGAAATTTGGAGAGAAACAGTCCACTAGAGCAAGAATTAGAACATTGAATCTGATGTTAAATAAGGAAGTTGCATGGTTTGAAaacaatgaaaatttaatggGAGAAATTTCCCAAACTAATAGGTgcattgaagaattacGATGTGGTACTTCTGAGGTAGTAGGCTTATTGGTACAAACTGTAGCTTCAATAACAGCTCTTTTTATTACGGCAATGGTACTGTCTTGGTCCTTAACATTAGTAATTATTGCTAGCGCTCCTCTTATGGGGCTATTTGGCTGGCTATTTGGTAGATTAACTTATAAGGCTGCAGAGTTGGAGAATGATTTAACAGCACAGGCTTCCAAAATATTGGATTGGTCATTTGTTTGCAGTGCTgaaattagaatatttaatGGAAAATACTATGAAATGGTCAAGTTCAATAGACTCGTGGATTTATCAGCAAAAGCATACTACAAGCTAGCTAATGCCATAGCTTGTAATACGGGTATGTTAAAATGCTTAACCTTGTTGATGTTTGTACAAGGTTTTTGGTTTGGAAACTACATGATCAGCATCGgtaaattaaaaataaacGAAGTATTTACTTGTTTTAGTTCATGTCTTATGTTAGGTTCAGAAATTTCGGAAATTTCTATGTTATTGGCGACTTTGAATAAAGCACAAGCTGCCTCATTGAAAATCGGCAAGATGATTGAGAGTAATGAAAACCCAAATGATTCAGGCATTTATCCAAAACTGTGCGAGGGCGATATAGAATTGgagaatattgaattcgAATACCTGTCAAGACCCGAAAGGGTTTTGAAAGATGTTAGCTTTTCATTTAGatcaaaagaattgaattttatcataGGGCCATCTGGGTCTGGAAAATCTACGATTTCTCAATTACTATTAAACTTTTACCAACCCCAGAGTGGCATAATTAGAATTGATGGACTCAACATTTCCAACTTGAGCAAAAAATGGCTTACTGATAACATTACTTTAGTACAACAAGATCCAatcatttttaatgaatcaataCGAAATAACATTGGAATGGCTGCACTTAATAGGTTTGTCTCTCTTAGTGATATTCCTGATTTGTTAATCGAAGATGCTGCTACATTTGCTTTATTAACAAGCGTAATAGACGACTCTCGTGATGGAATCAATACAAGTGTCTCGTTGACCAGTCTATCTGGAGGGCAATTGCAACGGATTGCAATTGCAAGAGCTAAAATAAGCGACACtccaattttaattttggaTGAAGCTTTAAATGCATTGGATATTAAAAACAAgcaattattatttcagAACATCAAAGAATGGAGAAAAGGGAAGACCactataataataactcatGAATTTGATCAGATTAGTGATGACGATTATGTAATTCTAATGGAGAATGGCAATGTTAAGAACAAAGGGTATATGTTTGAGTTATCTCACGAGGATCTAATACTTCAGGACAGATCTGGATTAAGCAACAAGTCTTATGTTGATAGTCGATGTCGTTCgaaattttataaagaGAAAGCGACCAGTAACAATTCGTTGATTTACCATTATCTAAAGAACCCAGCTGTATTGAAGGATCTTGAGAAACACCCCCAAATAAGACACCCCTTAGGTGAGAGACCTATGGAACTATTGTCAGTCGTATCTATATTAAACTATTGTAAGAAGacaattgataataaggTGTTGATCATAATTGGAATAATCTTATCCGTAATAGGAGGTGCAGCAAGTCCTGTATTTTCATACTGcttttccaaaattttgGTCACTATGGTCAATGCTTCTATTGGGATGAATATAAACAGGGAATTGATAACATGGTCTTGTATAGTCGCAGGGATTTCCGTAGGGAGTGGtgtaattcattatttgtcaCTGTTTACAATGTCTTTCGCTAGTGAGAAGTGGATTGTCAACCTAAGGAAGTTAGTttttaagaaattgaatgaacAAGAGTTGTCGtattttgattcaaaaaCTACGAAACCATCAGAATTAACTGCTTTGCTAATGAATGACGCTAGAGATTTAAGGAGCTTAGTGTCTGAATTTGTAATAATCGCTTCTAATTTAATAGCAATGTTATCAATAGGAATCATATGGTCCATTGCCACAGGATGGAAACTAGCTTTGGTTGGTGTTGCATTTGTTCCattaattctaatgatCACGCATGCATACTCGTTTGTATTAGAATTGTCTGAGAATAACTACAAAACAAAAGTAGCCATTTTAGAAAATTATAACCATGAAATTGTGAGTGGAATAAAGCTAATAAAAACtctaaatttaaaaaacTTTTTTATAAATGAGTTTGTACTTAAGTTGAACGAAGTCAATAACGTAGGATCTGTAAGAGCTGTGTGTACGGGTTTTGGGATTTCATTATCCGATTTATGTACTTCGTTGGCTACTGGtactatattatattatggTATGGAATTAGCCGGAAAAAGGGAATACTCACAATCACAATTAATACAAGTAATAACGgttctttcattttcaatgaCCAATGCAGCGAGCTTATTAACAGAACTACCTGATATTGCAAGAGGACAGAGAGCAGGTACTTATATTATCAACctattaaaattaaaaccgtctgaaattgaaaacgaTGGTATCATTAAGCCATTCAAACTTTACGACGATGAAGTGGTTAGCTTCCGAAATGTTAATTTCCAATATCCTAATTCACGAAATTCGGCACAATTAGTTTTAAATAGCCTTTCGTTTCATgttaataaaaatgaaattgttgCTATTGTTGGAGAATCAGGTTCAGGGAAGTCAACTATTGGCGCATTACTATCTAGGCTTTACAGAGTTACTGACAGATCCATATTTATAGCAAACTGTGACATTAATAAACTTGACATTGACTGGTTGAGAGATACAATATCTGTTGTTACGCAGGTTCCAAAGTTTTTTGAAGGCACGATTTATGACAATCTAGTTTATGGAATGGAGAAAAGCAAGATATCACCAGTTGGAATTGATCATTGTTTAAAATTGGCTAACATTTATTCGTTTATAGTTTCGTTACCAGAAGGAATACACACAAGGTTAGGTGAAGGTCAACATTGTTCAATATCTGGTGGTCAATTGCAAAGGTTATCTATTGCAAGAGCGTTGATTAGAAAACcaaagatattgataatggaTGAATGTACCTCTAGTTTAGACCCTACTAATActaatttgataattgaattaGTGAGAAATAACTTGGTAATGCAAAACATAACTATCATCATAATAACTCATAATATagaaatgatgaaaatagCCAACAGAGTAATTACCATAAATCAGGGTGAAGCTAGGGAATGA